AATTTGGTTGGTGAGATCTTTGTGTATGCTGACTATAGTAAGTGGGCTGTCATTTGTGTTTTGATATGTGATCTTTTGTTATGTTTGTGTGATCTGTGATTTGTCTTTGGTTGTTGATGGACCTGTTGATGTTGTGCATAATGGTTGGTGATGGTTATGGGGTGGTTTTGATGTTGTGAATTTGGTGGTGATGGGGCTGTTGTTTGTGGTGGTGATGGTGTTGTTGATTTTGGTGGTGATGGTGCTGTTGTGATAGTTACATGCATTTAGATAAACAACATCCATGATTTATGCACAGATACAACAttgttcaaacacaaaatgcATCATTTCAGCCTATTGACTGCCTATTCAAAACACTAGCATGATATGTGCATTCATGTGTATTCACTGAATGCATCATTCATGCACAAAAACAGTCtatccaaaaaacaaaaaagtttCTACTATACCTTCATAATCCTAATGACTGAGCAATCAGCTCCAATCCCTCGTTGCTCCCTTGGTCCCGCAGGTAAGCAATTGTTTGCATAGCCAGCTCCACTGGAACTTCTAGATCCTTTGGAAGTTGATTAGTCCTCCTTAAATGTGCTTTCCCCATGTGGGGCAGTTTGTATGTGTTATGCCCCTGAACTTTCATGATTTCCATGAAACATCCTTGAAGACTTAGGAAAACATTGTCCAAAGTCTGTGGCTGTAATTCATTGAATGATTGCACCACTGCATTCACTAAATCATCCACATTTTTGCATGCAGTCTGAGTTTGCAGTGATTGTATTGCTCGGAACCAACCCAAATCATTGACATTAGTGTCAGGTGAGTTAGGTGGTTGTTGCACAAGTGATATTGAGAAACCACTTTGTTGTGCAGCTTCTTTGAAAGCTGGATCATTGTCTTTGATGTGTAGTCTTGCATTGTCTTGTTGTATCTTGAGAACTTTAGTTGCCCCATCGGGCCACTTGGCTTTGATGGCAGGTAATATCTGTTCCCAACAAGTAGCCATGCATGATATCATCATTTGCACAACATTACAAAGCTGATTTTACTAGTGTATCATGAGTATGTAGATACACTAGTATGTAATGGCTGATGTGCACACATTTATTGCATTACAGAGATGCAAACATTACCTCATTTGCACAACATTACAAAGCTGATTTTACTAGTGTATCATGAGTATATAGATACACTAGTATGTAATGGCTGATGTGCACAAATTAATTGCATTAAAGAGATGCAAACATTACCTTGTTGATCAAGCAGTCCCTGATCACATCATTTGTGATACTCTCTATGGGTTTTGTCTCCAAAGTGCCTGCCATTCTGTTCTTGCTTGACCTTTTGGCATGAACTTGTTTGGTAAATGGAAAAATTCCAATTTTTCcatcaaacaagacttcaccATTAACACCAAACAAGGGcctacacactgcacacatgaACATAATTTTTGATATGAACTGCTTATTTTTACATGTTCTATGAGGTTCTTCCTCTCCTGGAGCAAGATAGAATCTTTGAGCTCCTTTTGTCATGTAGAACCACTTTTCATCAATGTGTATGGTGTTGTACATGTTCCTGAACTTGATCTTGTTCAAGATCCTGTCTAGCTGTAAAGATTCAACTGTAAATCTCAGTCTCAACAACTTATTTGCAGCTGTTAAGCTGGGCTTAATGGCTGATGTGTGTGGCCTAATTAGGCCAGCCTTAACCCACCTCCAAACTGTGGCTTTTGAACAACCTAAACCGGCTGCCACACTTAAGAGGTTGCATCTCTTTGAGAAATGCATACTCTTGAGTACCTCAACATCAAGATGCAACCTTTTGGGGTAAGTTCTCACTTTTTTTTAGACTTACCAATTGCATTGATTGTCCTCTTTGTTGTTGTTTCTTTGCAGCATTCCACCATCGTGTACATGTTTGACGGGAGATTCTGAATTTGAGTTGTGCCTCCTTAAGTGTGCCGCGAGGAGGAACAATGCCGACGACCTTccaatgatgaattgaaccaCTTGGTTCTTGAATTCTGAGGAGTACTCTTGATGCCCCATTATGAGCATTCAATGCAGTGGTGGAGCAGTGGCTGTGGTTGTGGCTGTGTATAGAGCATTCAAGCCATTTTTGGAAAGAGAGCATTTACTCCATTTGGTTGGGAATGGCAGTGGTTGGGAATGAACTTTTATTAATGTGAATAGAAAGTGGCGCCACATTTAAATGAAAAGTGGCGCCTCATTTTGGAGTAAAAATTTTGTTAAGTGTTTGAAAAGTGTAACTCCTCATGCTTTGATTAAGGAACTTGTTTTGATTACTTCAATGTGAATGAATAAAGGAACTTGTTTGATTATTCAGTGCCTTTTTATTGTATTGCTCGAAAATTTACAGAATTCAATTTCCAtgtctatttcttttttatttacagaatttaaatatttattgtgaataattagcaaataaataaatcatttaaaaaaagaattatgtAAGTTGAGttcaaataataaatcaaatcaaaattgaaattcaCATTTAAAAAGTCCACCTACttcatctactttattatctacCCACTTAATCCACTAAACATCCCTTTCTTagactccgtgccgaaaagttccacctcaactatagtgaaacggatggagtatcttTTATGTAGATCACTTTTAATATACAAGGGCTTGtaagagtatccacaatagGGAGCCGCGGCTCTCGGGCATGGGACTTGGCCGGGCCGCGACTCCTATAGTGGAGGACAAGCAGAGCCACGGTGGGGGGCGCCCATGGGCGCACCGAGCAGTCGGCCTAGCCGAGGCTCTTGGGCGCGAGCCGCGGCGCCCTATTGTGGCGGCCGAGAGCCGCGGCTCAGgcaagtttcattttttttcttattatttcttaTAAATATACCCAttcttctcaatttttttactccattccaaTCTCCACTCTTTTCAATTTATCTCAAattctttttattaaattatgtatttttttaattattatagtctgataatttttattttagataaattaaaatataccaaaaatgaaaaaataattaatttgtgtCTTGGGCTTGTCCACTATTAGGGTGGACAAGTTTTTTTGTGGCCTTGGTCAAGTTTTTGTAGCTTGGACTTGGCCATGGCCTTAACTATTGTGGACACCCTAACTCTCGCGACGCCACCTATTGGATTCAACTTCAAATCATCTAGTAAATTACCTTTACTCAATAGTTTGAATAATGCGTGGATAATAAACTATCAAACTTCTAAAcctaagaaagagaaaatatctCAAGAGAGAATAGGGGAATTTCAAAAATTCCCTCTAGGTGAATTTCGAAATACTCTCTcagtccgcgaataggagtcatgtttttccattttggtccgttcgcgaataggagtctcatttcataattactataaacGGTAAAGatgccccacattccactaactcacttcactcacatatcatttaaaactaatatatacaagtgagactcatattccactaactttcttccacccacttttcttaacatttcttaaaatccgtgtcagaTAGGAATGAGATTCCTATTTgcggacaaatggagtatttgaaattttcaagtAACGGGACAAGTGCTTGTGATCTGATTCTCTTCCCGGTTCCCATATTTATAGTGTATTTGTTGAGCTTGGCTAGAGACTATAGGTGATTTGGTTAGACCTTATCCTAATAGACTTCTGCTTAATTAAATTgagttaaatttaattaaagtctTTCGAGGAATATTAATTGAGTATCAGTATTGTGATTAATACTAATTtaccatccaaatccaaattaCGTATAGAGTGAACTACGTAAATGGTCCCTGAATTTTACGTTTTGCACGCCAATAGtccatgaattttaaaaatatcatgggtAGTCCATGGACTAAGATGTGATCACATCTGttgtactttttcactattaatcacaattttgcacCAAAAATGCCTCTAAAGGCATGTAAGACATTTTTGGACTTTTATATATATCTAGGTATTGAATATGGTATTTTCTCTATTCCTTATTGGGTATTTCTTATCATTTGAGTGacttaaatgatatttttcaatCACTTCATGTCAAATCATCTTTTACTCTCTTTCTCTTAAACtttaaaaagaaatactattaaaattttaaatatattagttataaagattgaaattattatatatatttaatcattagatataatcttgcaaacgaAATATTTCTTAACTAAATGAAGCATCTCTGCATCTAGAATACCAACTTTCTCAAACCCAATAACATCTCCTAACGAACTGAGCTAAAAGACAAAGCACAAGAGCATCAAATTTGCATCGCTCCCGTCTCTCCAAGTCGGCTTGTGATCTTTCTTGTAAGCTTGAACTCCGTCAACACGTTGTCACCGATAGATACCCCCTCCGCCTGCGAATGAGtcatgtttttccattttggtccgtgcACGAATAATAGTTCTGGTTCATAATTATTATACTATGGTAAAGAGACATCCACatcccactaactcatttcactcacgtATAGCATTTaaaactactactccctccgtcgcaaTGTAAGCGAGGTTTCTTTTTcgcactcgttttagaaaaacgatataaatagttgaagtggagaaaaagtaaagtgtatgtgcattccatttttggaaagttctatcaatttaataatgtaggtctcagTATCTACTAgcactactttaactacaattctcctcatctctcttattttatcatatcattctcctcttctctcttactttaccaattttgtcttaattttcgtgccatcctcattgcccatatttttatgggacatagggagtatcattttttcaaaacgagagCAAAAAAGTGagactcacttcactcacatatcatttaaaactaatatatacaagtgagactcatattccactaactttcttccacccacttttcttaacatttcttaaaatccgtgtcagaTAGGAATGAGATTCCTATTTgcggacaaatggagtatttgaaattttcaagtAACGGGACAAGTGCTTGTGATCTGATTCTCTTCCCGGTTCCCATATTTATAGTGTATTTGTTGAGCTTGGCTAGAGACTATAGGTGATTTGGTTAGACCTTATCCTAATAGACTTCTGCTTAATTAAATTgagttaaatttaattaaagtctTTCGAGGAATATTAATTGAGTATCAGTATTGTGATTAATACTAATTtaccatccaaatccaaattaCGTATAGAGTGAACTACGTAAATGGTCCCTGAATTTTACGTTTTGCACGCCAATAGtccatgaattttaaaaatatcatgggtAGTCCATGGACTAAGATGTGATCACATCTGttgtactttttcactattaatcacaattttgcacCAAAAATGCCTCTAAAGGCATGTAAGACATTTTTGGACTTTTATATATATCTAGGTATTGAATATGGTATTTTCTCTATTCCTTATTGGGTATTTCTTATCATTTGAGTGacttaaatgatatttttcaatCACTTCATGTCAAATCATCTTTTACTCTCTTTCTCTTAAACtttaaaaagaaatactattaaaattttaaatatattagttataaagattgaaattattatatatatttaatcattagatataatcttgcaaacgaAATATTTCTTAACTAAATGAAGCATCTCTGCATCTAGAATACCAACTTTCTCAAACCCAATAACATCTCCTAACGAACTGAGCTAAAAGACAAAGCACAAGAGCATCAAATTTGCATCGCTCCCGTCTCTCCAAGTCGGCTTGTGATCTTTCTTGTAAGCTTGAACTCCGTCAACACGTTGTCACCGATAGATACCCCCTCCGCCTGCGAATGAGtcatgtttttccattttggtccgtgcACGAATAATAGTTCTGGTTCATAATTATTATACTATGGTAAAGAGACATCCACatcccactaactcatttcactcacgtATAGCATTTaaaactactactccctccgtcgcaaTGTAAGCGAGGTTTCTTTTTcgcactcgttttagaaaaacgatataaatagttgaagtggagaaaaagtaaagtgtatgtgcattccatttttggaaagttctatcaatttaataatgtaggtctcagTATCTACTAgcactactttaactacaattctcctcatctctcttattttatcatatcattctcctcttctctcttactttaccaattttgtcttaattttcgtgccatcctcattgcccatatttttatgggacatagggagtatcattttttcaaaacgagagCAAAAAAGTGagactcacttcactcacatatcatttaaaactaatatatacaagtgagactcatattccactaactttcttccacccacttttcttaacatttcttaaaatccgtgtcagaTAGGAATGAGATTCCTATTTgcggacaaatggagtatttgaaattttcaagtAACGGGACAAGTGCTTGTGATCTGATTCTCTTCCCGGTTCCCATATTTATAGTGTATTTGTTGAGCTTGGCTAGAGACTATAGGTGATTTGGTTAGACCTTATCCTAATAGACTTCTGCTTAATTAAATTgagttaaatttaattaaagtctTTCGAGGAATATTAATTGAGTATCACTATTGTGATTAATACTAATTtaccatccaaatccaaattaCGTATAGAGTGAACTACGTAAATGGTCCCTGAATTTTACGTTTTGCACGCCAATAGtccatgaattttaaaaatatcatgggtAGTCCATGGACTAAGATGTGATCACATCTGttgtactttttcactattaatcacaattttgcacCAAAAATGCCTCTAAAGGCATGTAAGACATTTTTGAACTTTTATATA
This genomic interval from Salvia splendens isolate huo1 chromosome 13, SspV2, whole genome shotgun sequence contains the following:
- the LOC121760763 gene encoding uncharacterized protein LOC121760763, coding for MGHQEYSSEFKNQVVQFIIGRSSALFLLAAHLRRHNSNSESPVKHVHDGGMLQRNNNKEDNQCNCRFRLFKSHSLELDRILNKIKFRNMYNTIHIDEKWFYMTKGAQRFYLAPGEEEPHRTLCRPLFGVNGEVLFDGKIGIFPFTKQVHAKRSSKNRMAGTLETKPIESITNDVIRDCLINKILPAIKAKWPDGATKVLKIQQDNARLHIKDNDPAFKEAAQQSGFSISLVQQPPNSPDTNVNDLGWFRAIQSLQTQTACKNVDDLVNAVVQSFNELQPQTLDNVFLSLQGCFMEIMKVQGHNTYKLPHMGKAHLRRTNQLPKDLEVPVELAMQTIAYLRDQGSNEGLELIAQSLGL